The genomic DNA ACACCAACTACACCGTCTGGATCGATTACGATGGTGGGGTGCGCTATTTGCGCGTTTACATGGCGATCGACGACGATCCAAAGCCGGCCTCCGCCGTGCTCGAAGCGCCGCTCGATCTCAGCGAGTACCTGAAGCAGGAGTTGTACTTCGGGTTTGCCGCCTCGACGGGGACTAACTACGAGCTTAACCGCGTGCTGTCGTGGAATCTGACCGTGCAGATGTTAACCGATGGCCGAAAAGGCGTGCCGCCGTGGAAGATTGGCGCGATCGTTGGGGGAGTCTTAGTGTTCGTGATAGCGCTTGGGGCTGGGCTATTTGTGTGGCTGCAGATGAGGAAGAGGATGGCGAGAGATGCCGCCGCCAGTAGCAGCAGCGCGCTTGTATTGGGTGCGCTGAAGAGCCTACCGGGGACGCCGAGGGAGTTCGAGTTCAAGGACCTCGACAAGGCGACCAACAATTTTGACGAGAAGATGAAGCTGGGGAAAGGGGGCTTCGGCGAGGTGTACCGGGGCGTGTTGCCTGGGGAGAACAAGCAGGTGGCCGTGAAGCGATTCTCCCGGGGTGGCACCTTCGCTCCCAACGACTTCCTCAAGGAACTCACCATCATCAACCGCCTTCGCCATAAGAACCTCGTCCCCCTTGTCGGTGAGTTCTTCTTACCCGCCCTGCTTCATCGTCTAGCTCTGTTCCTCCAGTTTTCACTATATTTCTTACACGTTTCGATCATTAATTTCACTTGCGCTGCAAATTATTCTTCCAATTTTGGTGATTTCTCGAGCTCATCCACGCAATTTTATCCCGTTATCATTTGAAAAAACTtcgattttaatttaacttttctcATCTCTCTATGTGGATATCCTAGCGATCTTTATCGTATAAAGAATACAATTGACTCTGTTATGCGGTACTTGCTTATCATCCACGTCTTTCATGAATTTTTGGTGTTATCTTTTGTTGATTTTTGAACACAAACACAAGTTAATTAGTTAGTCAACGTTGATCATCTGTAAGGTGCTACGAATTCTGACTTCAAAAAATGCTTTCCTCTAATTTCGATCCTCTCTTTTGTTTGATCGCAGGATGGTGCCACGCCAACAGTATGCTGCTGCTGGTCTACGAGTACATGCCTAATGGCAGCCTTGACCACCACCTGTTCGACGGGCCCAACAGCAATCCGACGACGACCCTGAGCTGGGAGCGGCGATACAACGTGATCGCCGGCGTCGCCTCTGCCCTCCACTACCTGCACGACGAGTACGATCAGAAGGTGGTGCACCGCGACCTGAAGGCCTCCAACATCATGCTCGACTCCAACTTCAACGCGCGCCTCGGCGACTTCGGCCTCGCGCGTGCCCTCGAGTCCGACAAGACTTCCTACGCCGAGCTAGAGATGGCTGGCGTCCCCGGCACCGTGGGCTACATCGCTCCGGAGTGCTTTCACACCGGCAAGGCCACCCGGGAGTCCGACGTTTTTGGCTTCGGCGCCGTGGTGCTGGAGGTCGTCTGCGGCCGCCGCCCCCGCTGCGACATCGACGGCTTCATGTTCCTGTGCGACTGGGTGTGGAAGCTTTTCCGGGAAGGACGCATCCTGGAGGCCGTTGACGCCCGCCTGGGGGAGGGCTACGACCCCGAGGACGCTCGGAGGCTGCTCCTCCTCGCCCTGGCCTGCAGCCACCCGATTCCATCGGAGCGGCCGAAGACGGACGTGACGGTGCAGATCATCTCCCGCGCAGTTGCGCCGCCGGCGGTCCCGCACTTCAAGCCCTCGTTCGTGTGGCCATCCGTCCCTGCCTTGACAGGGGCATCGAGCTGGTCGGCCTCCGTGTCCACGGTGCCGTCGTCCCACGAAGCGCCATCCCCGCAGCGGAGACCGCGTAATTCCGACCCAGAGGGGCACGTGGCGGCGAAAGACCCCCCCTTTCGTCCAATCTGTTCACCAACCTATCTGATGCTTGTGTAAATACGGACGGCTGCAGGAAAAAAGCGAAGAAAGAACGTTGGCGAGGACCACCGGCACGCGGGCGACCTACCGGCGGTCGAAGGTGCTTCCGGCCCACCGTCTCTTGCCTATTTGTTTTATTTGTTATGTTGGGACCCCCAAATACTTCCGTTCTCATCCGTTTTTCTTTCGAAAccgaaaagtttttttttccggTGGCTAATGTATGTTTTTGATCCTaatgtatatattttataattGAAGCTCTTTCTATGTTATTTCAATTCATTTTTATTTGAGAATACTACTTTTATGAATTTCCTATATTAATATTATATAGCATAAAATGGAACGAAAATAAAAACGGAAGATCAGGATGGACAGTTTTCAGAGTTGAACACGAGTGTTCGTATCCTGCGGCACAGGTCATATGTCCATGTCTAGTGGTACTGGCTGTCTATGTCCAGCGATACAGGTCGTATCTGTGTTCTATTTGGTCATCTCTACATGAGTATCCGTATCTAGCGGCACATGTTGTGTTTTATTCGACCACCTCTACATAGGCGCTTGTGCTTAGTGGTACGAGTCGTGTTCTGTTTGGCCATCAGATCCAGAGTGTCTGTGTCAGCCAACATGGGTCATGCTCGAGTTATAGTATCAAACACGAGTGCTCGTGCCGTCGTGTTTGCCCTTGCTCTGAAGTTGCTATGCTCGACATGGGCGTTTATGTCATCGGGCATGACCTGTGTCGGGCTTTCGCTCCATTGTCTATTTAAGTCGATCACACCATTTTGAAAGGGGATCTCGACTTGGGGTCATCCAAGGGCCCCAAAGAAGACGGTCTCTAGTGGATCTAACGCCAACTACGCTTCAAAAAGGGATCAAGAGCAGCAGCTAGGAGGAAAATACATCGATCGAGCCTAAGCATACTCTCATCTTTCTCTGATTttctaaacttttattcaaacTCTTGTGATTTGAACATGATATGTGATTGTAACCCCAGGTCTATGGGATAAATTTTGAATTCTAGGATTAGGGACTAGCACATTGTGATGTAAATGTAATTCTGAATGTTCTAAGTTTGATTTATCTTCTAATTTGTGATGTGATGAATTGTGGTTTGGATCTATCATGTTAACACATTCTTGATGCTAAAATATAAGATTCGTATCCTACGAGGGTTTGGAGATGAACCGAAAGGATAACTTAATCCTCCAACCCGTAGAAAATTGAGATGCAGAGAGTCGACAATGAAAGTAGATCAGTATGCCGCGAGGAACCTTATGCTGTCACGAGTTTAGTGGATCAACACTAATTCATGGTCACATAGTAGGAAATAGGTTAATCGGGGATTGCGGGATCTCGTGACAAGGTCTATGTAGGTAGCAATATCTAATTCAATCATTTCAAAAGTAGGTGATAATTAGGATTATTATGCCGGCGTAGTTCCAAAAGTTTACACTGGATACATAGAATTGTCTACCTACACGAATCATCATTGAGAATGTGAATTCAAGCAAGGATAAGCATTTACTAACAATGAGATGAAACTCAAGTATTAGAATCACTTTGGTTATTTAGATTCTTCCACTAGCTACTACCTGACCTTTGTGTCTCTCTACTGCCTTTCTGATTTAGTGCTCTATCTCTTTCTATCTCATCCTCTCTTTTCTCATGACCATTACCATTACCTATTGAGTTTTTCAGTAACGAGTTTTTCAGTAACAACACACTCCATTTATGATTAGTTTAGACAATTAAGTCTGATTAGTAGGCTAGTATTCGGTCTTCAGTCCTTGTGGATTTGatctttttattacttgacgacactaTCGTGCACTTACGGATTTGCATACATCGAGTTTTTGACACCATTTTCAAGAATTAATTTTGATTGATATTAGCTAAAATTTGATTGATTGAATTAGACTGTTTTTTTATTCACTGTTTGCATTTGTTTGGGCTTGCCTTCACTTTGTTGGGCTTGAAATATGATTGGTGACTAAGAGGAAGCCATGAGGGTAGTCAGTGATACCAAATTCTCAAAGATTTCTCCGTATCTATACCTCGAGCCTCGATATCTTGTATTGTTAAGCCCTTGATTGAAGCTAGAGATTTCAAACTCAACCCAGGGCTAATTCTTATTATTCAACAAAAACAATTCGGGGACACATTTCAGAAGATCCATACTGACATTTAGATCACTTTTTTACGTGCTATAATATGGTAAAATGGGATGGTGTTTCAGAAGATGTAATCAGATTATTGAGATTCAATTTTTCTTAAAAAGTAAGGCAAGTAATTGGTTATTCTCACTTACACTAGCAAGCATCATGAATTGGAAGCCGATGGAAAAGtattttctaaataaatattttccaccaaccaagacGACAAAATTTAGAAGTCAAATCATAAATTTCCAACAGGCAAAAGGAGAATCATTGTTTACAGCTTGGGAAAAACTCAAAGGATTACTAATACAACATCCTCATCATGACCTAAAAGAGTGGTTCATAATTCATCTATTTTATATGGGTTCTCTGAAGTAGCTAGAGTTTCATTGGACTTGATGACAGGGGGTGCTTTGATGAAGAAAAATATGGAAGAAGGCTACTTACTTATAGAGGAAATGACATCAAATTTAACCGGGGGGGGTTGGCGGCAAATAAAAGAGAGACCACGAAGACGAAAAAGATAGAGAGACTGCTGCACAATGCTTAGCTATGCATAAGATGAGCCCAGAAAGAGATACAGAacaattaaagataaattttgaggttatgaaccaAGACATCgttgagagaaagaaaaaagttTGGGGGACTGATTTCCGAGTGGGTAAAGCATTTGTTAAACTGCTTAAATCAACATTACATACTGCCTGGGATGATGTTAGGAAGGTTAGATCATCAGAAGAGTGAGGTTCCAGAGTTTGAGAAGAAATTTTATCTCGAGGCAACTTCTCAGAATGGGACACCACAATCGCCAAATTATGCAAAACTCCTAAAAGATGCATTGACCTTAAAAGTTGAAATGGAGTGACAAATTGTTGAGGGATTGTCTAAGGAATGCAACATAGTAATACAGGAGGGGGTACGTCTCAAATTGAAAGATCTCGGGAGCTTTTCAATACCATGTACTATTGGTAATGTCCACGTTGATAGAGTCATTTGTAATTTGGGATCCAGTGCGAGCCTTATGTCATATGTACTATTTAGAAGAATTGGACTGGAAGAATTGAAACCTACAAATATATCCTTACAACTGGTGGATCGATTAATCAAGTATCCTTTAGGGAGATAAAGGATGTATCAGGGAAGATCAGAGCATATATGGTGTTGACAAATTTTATGACTttggatatggaggaagacataAAAATTCCCCTCATATTAGTGAGGTTGTTTCTAGCCACAACTAGCGCGGTATTTAATGTTAAGAATCATCAATTCTCATTAATTATAGGTGGAGAGAAAGTTGAATTTGATCTATCTAAGGTTATTCGATTATCTTTTAAATTGGAAACTTATTGTAGAGTTGAAGTATTGAACACAGTTGTTCAAAAAAAGATTAACAAAGAACTATATAGGAAAGGAGATCTCGATTTGTCATAGGGTTTGATTTTtgcaatgctccagctactttccaGCGATTCATGATTGCAtgacaagcatacaagcatgccAAAGCATACAAGGAAAAACCAAAGTATGACATGACATGCATATCATGAGAAGGAAATTTTGTGAGGGCGATTGGGTATTGCTAACCTAGACTAAGGAGAGTTGGTTAGTATTTGAGCTCTTTTGTACATATGGTTTAGTGATACTTGCTTTAggcattttttctttttcttaaagtATGGTGTAGTTATCGGTTTTATATAAGGATGCTTTAGGCTTGTTAATCTTGTGAATTTGAGATGAAGCATAAGATGCATTGAATTGCCTGTTGAAGTATGGTTTACCCAACCTAGATTGAGGAGAGTTGGTTAGTATTCGAGCTCTTTTGTATATATGGTTTAGTGATACTTGCTTTAGgcgtttttcatttttcttaaaGTATGGTGTAGTTATCAGTTTTATATAAGGATGCTTTAGCCTTGTTAATCTGGTGAATTTTAGATGAAGCATAAGATGTATTAAATTGTCCGTTGAAGTATAGATTACATGATTAGGATTTGATGATACCATATAGATGTATTCTCTAAAATTTTAATGACTTATTTTTTCCTATCTTATAGTAGAATTTCACCGAAACACTGTTAAGTCAATTGATGTTTCATCTCATGCCTACTTGATAGTTAATTATTACATTTCACTCGAAGTTTATTCCAAAAGGTAGGACTAGTACCATAGTGACCATGGGAGACTCTTTTTCCAACATCTTAGTTACTGGATTATGCTCGGTTTGTGATAGCAGATTATGCTTGGTTTGTGATAGcatatttggaaaaatcaaaatcccaagTGAGAggcaagaaaagaaaagaaaataaaagaaaatatttgagAAAAAAATGGGAAAGAAAAGAGTGGCAATAATGAGATAGAAAATAGTTGTCATTGGTAGAAAAAATGATacacccctttgagaccaagttatTGGAGAAATGTTTATCCATTTCTCTTAATACCAAACATGTCTTTGAGACTTAGTGTTTGGAAGAGGGGACGAATATCACATATGGAAGGTAAGTGTCTAACGTTGGAAACTTTGGGAATACAATTGAATGATGATTTGACTAGGAAGGAATTTGAAACCTTAGGAACAAATCATGCACTGTGCACGTAACTAGCATATAGACTAGATGAAACTAATTGAGTGTCTGTGCTTAAGgatgatcagggctataaatgaaccaagcgttcgtgaacaagcttggtattcagcttggtaagagcttgtttatgttcgttcaatatacattagattaattaaacaaacaaatttgaacaactcgttaagctaaacaaataaacttgaacacatatgtgttcagctcgttaacgttcatgaacaacgttcgcgaacaacgttcatgaacaatgttcacgaaccatatttattaataaaactcttttcaatatgctaaataaacaataaaataaaataaaataaataaataaatttaaattatcaatcttaataaccaatcaaacaattaaaagtttcaaacaatcaaacaagcttgaattgagagcttgataacatctaaacaaaccaaactcaaaccaagctcaagccaagcttgaattgagagcttaataacatctaaacgaaccaagctcaagccaagcttcaaacaagctcaagcccataaaaaataaaccaagccaagcttgaacactcatttcaaaagcttggttcattttaagctgggctcggcttggctcggttatcttatcaaacaagcttgaacaccccaaagctcggctcggcttgtttacatccCTAAGGATGATACTGTTGGTATAATTGACCTTTagaatttcgatgtttgacaatataccaatATCATATCAGGTTGACTAAAGGTTAATCCAAACATGACTTTATATTTGGAAGAGTTAAGTTTAGTCAGGATTAGATgattagcaaaggtaagtcctaaccgaagGTTAGGTATGTGAGAAGTTTACTAAGTGATTAGTTCTAAATGGAagttaggcaagggtaagtcctaactggtgGTTAGGCACATGAGAAGTTCATTGAGTGACtaattctaactggaggttagacaagtggaaatcctagtgagtgaagctagatcctagtgagtcaagtatctggtcctccACAATCTATTTAACTTTCCCCTCACATAtggtcaagtatctggtcaaccttgatttcTTTCAGATATTTTCTAAACATATTGTTCAAATATCGACACTCAAACTTAAATCCACTTGAGCTTAATCAaatcgatcaaccttgacccggtaatgattgcaccaataatcttccaataaataataaaatagaaaaaaaattattagtatatAAGATATCTGATAATTTAATAGATATAAGTACATAGACATATAAATATTTGATAtccaataaatattaaaaattaaaaataaaatatatagaatcccatctaaatttgatttatttctATTCCTGTATATTTGATCATGTATAGAATCTGAGTCAAACGAAGGTCGGTTGAGGTGTCGTCGGTGTTGATGGAGAGGCGACTCAGATACATCTGGCGTATGTGCACCAGGAAACAGACTCCCACGTGGAATTGAAGGACGGCGATGACCTAACCGACGGTACTTAGGCTCTGTACGCACTCAGACAggcacacggaacgttagagacCCGAAACCAAGAAAAAAGTCCCCGGCGCAGACcatccgacactcaagtcaggtacttttccctagaaaaatagtgtacgaaggaaaaaagaaatgTAGTAGACGAGtacgaatgtgcgagagagcgtacctatacaagggagaggacctcccctTTTTTATATGATATTGTGTACCTCTGGAACCAGACCGCTGTCAGAGAATATCGGGCGTCAGGGGCTGTCGGGTGATGGAGAACACGTGGCATCCTCTTATGGATTGAAAGAATGTTCTATTCGCAGATGACAGCAAGCCACTGAAATATTCTTTGA from Zingiber officinale cultivar Zhangliang chromosome 4A, Zo_v1.1, whole genome shotgun sequence includes the following:
- the LOC121970135 gene encoding probable L-type lectin-domain containing receptor kinase S.5 encodes the protein MAGRPLPPLLRLAAASFVLLLFFLHLPPAHSQIVPVIDDNFAYSFPNFLSDADGVDLLTFNDSEIRGGALQLTPDTSNIASSYLVNKSGRVFYNMPFKVWQINSSSSSNATAKQVLSFNTFFKINVFRVGNMTPGEGLAFLLSSDLRPAPPGCHGAFLGLTNASFNGNPDNHFVAVEFDTVRQADLGDPNDNHVGLDINGVNSTKTFSDLNFSIAPVNDTNYTVWIDYDGGVRYLRVYMAIDDDPKPASAVLEAPLDLSEYLKQELYFGFAASTGTNYELNRVLSWNLTVQMLTDGRKGVPPWKIGAIVGGVLVFVIALGAGLFVWLQMRKRMARDAAASSSSALVLGALKSLPGTPREFEFKDLDKATNNFDEKMKLGKGGFGEVYRGVLPGENKQVAVKRFSRGGTFAPNDFLKELTIINRLRHKNLVPLVGWCHANSMLLLVYEYMPNGSLDHHLFDGPNSNPTTTLSWERRYNVIAGVASALHYLHDEYDQKVVHRDLKASNIMLDSNFNARLGDFGLARALESDKTSYAELEMAGVPGTVGYIAPECFHTGKATRESDVFGFGAVVLEVVCGRRPRCDIDGFMFLCDWVWKLFREGRILEAVDARLGEGYDPEDARRLLLLALACSHPIPSERPKTDVTVQIISRAVAPPAVPHFKPSFVWPSVPALTGASSWSASVSTVPSSHEAPSPQRRPRNSDPEGHVAAKDPPFRPICSPTYLMLV